Within the Catalinimonas niigatensis genome, the region TTTGGTAACCGGGCTGGAAGCCCGCCACAGAGTGCCTTTCCAGAATGCAACAGAGCTTTTTGGCTCTTTTGGTAGAGAAGTATATGCTTATTTCGGTTCCGACCCCCGTTTTACAGAAGAATGGCTAGGGCTTACCGTTAACGAAACCTATCCCGATTTTTTTGGATCAGGAGGGACTTTTCTATCTCCTTATCAGGCGATCAAGCAGGGAAATGTGATCATAGAAGCAGCAGGAAACACCGAGGCTATTACTGCTGAAGAACGTGCCGGGTATGAAGGCCTGGCCCGTACTATCATGGGGTATCAGTACCTTTTTCCCTTAATGCAGCAGTGGGATAATGGCATCCGTATAGATGTAGCTGACCCGCTAAATCCTGGTCCGATACTTCCTTATGATGAGGCGCTCACCCAAATCAGAGATTTGCTGGATCAGGGTGCTGATAATCTGGCTTCAGCAGGAAGTAGCTTTGCCTTTGCCCTTACTTCCGGCTTTGATGGATTTGATAATCCGGCTAGTATGCTGGAACTCAATCGTGCCATTGCTGCCCGTGCTGCGGCCTACGATGAAGACTGGCAGGCTGCTTTGGATGCCCTGAATGTATCTTTTATGAATCTGGATGGTGATCTGATGGAAGGGCCAGCCCATGTCTTTGGTGAAGCGCCGGATATCAACAATTACTTCTTTTATCCTTTGGATGCGGTCACCAATACCATTCTGATTGTACACCCCTCCATGCTAGAGGATGCTGAAGAAGGTGATTTACGTTTGAATAAGTTTTATGAGCGTGAAGAACCCGTAACCAATGTCACTGTGATCAACAGCAGTACTGGTGAACTTGTACCCGGCGCTTATCAGGATAACCGTTGGGCTACCAATGTAGATCCTGTCAAATTCATTCGCAATGAAGAGTTGATCCTTCTCTATGCAGAAGCCAGTGCGCAGTTGGGAAATACCGGTGAAGCCATACGCGCGATTAATATCATCAGAAATACCTGGGGATTAGAGGATTATTCAGGAGCTACCGATACAGAATCTCTGATAGATGAGATTTTGTTTCAACGCCGCTATTCTCTGTGGGCCGAAGGAGGACATCGCTGGATAGACTTGCGTAGGTACGGAAGATTGGATGAGGTACCTACTGCACTGGAAGGAGGTACGGTATTTACCAAAATATCTCCCCGTAATTCTGAAACCAACTGGGACAGTCAGCAGTAAGAACAAATCTCATCTCTGGTATGAAGAAGAGCCTTTAGGGCTCTTTTTTTTATTGCGTTAATTATTTTAACAATTAAAATAAACGGATATATGGTTATCCCCTTTTTAATTGGTATTTGTTTAATTATTTTAAATTAATTTTAAACAAATTAAGCTGTTTCCATAACAATTATTTATAGCTTGAGTTCTGCTTCTATATTTAACTAAACTATTGAAATGATGAAGAAGCAAATTTTTTCCTTAATGACTGCATTTATGTTTATTAGTCTGTTTGCTTGCGCCAGTGGTGGAAGCAACGAAAACAATACTACTGCTGAAAGTGACACGCCTGCTGAAGCGACTACTGACATAGAAGAACCGACACAATCTATGGACATTGTAGATCTGGCTGGTTCGCAAGATAATTTATCTACCCTGGTAACTGCGGTAAAAGCAGCAGGCTTGGTGGAAACTTTAAAAGGAGATGGTCCTTTTACTGTATTTGCCCCTACCAACGAAGCTTTTGAAGCTCTACCTGCTGGTACATTAGAAATGTTATTAAAGCCGGAAAATAAAGATAAACTCATCGCAGTCCTGACCTACCATGTAGTATCAGGTGATGTAGAATC harbors:
- a CDS encoding RagB/SusD family nutrient uptake outer membrane protein; this translates as MKKYIHNIAYSFGFVTLFASCDYFNPDEVVDPNNPSVAGVLQNASKAELQTLVTGLEARHRVPFQNATELFGSFGREVYAYFGSDPRFTEEWLGLTVNETYPDFFGSGGTFLSPYQAIKQGNVIIEAAGNTEAITAEERAGYEGLARTIMGYQYLFPLMQQWDNGIRIDVADPLNPGPILPYDEALTQIRDLLDQGADNLASAGSSFAFALTSGFDGFDNPASMLELNRAIAARAAAYDEDWQAALDALNVSFMNLDGDLMEGPAHVFGEAPDINNYFFYPLDAVTNTILIVHPSMLEDAEEGDLRLNKFYEREEPVTNVTVINSSTGELVPGAYQDNRWATNVDPVKFIRNEELILLYAEASAQLGNTGEAIRAINIIRNTWGLEDYSGATDTESLIDEILFQRRYSLWAEGGHRWIDLRRYGRLDEVPTALEGGTVFTKISPRNSETNWDSQQ
- a CDS encoding fasciclin domain-containing protein, with amino-acid sequence MMKKQIFSLMTAFMFISLFACASGGSNENNTTAESDTPAEATTDIEEPTQSMDIVDLAGSQDNLSTLVTAVKAAGLVETLKGDGPFTVFAPTNEAFEALPAGTLEMLLKPENKDKLIAVLTYHVVSGDVESSGLSDGMSVATVEGSDIDVSIDGASVMVNEASVVSADVDASNGVVHVIDQVILPPNM